A genomic segment from Polyangium mundeleinium encodes:
- a CDS encoding redoxin domain-containing protein, with the protein MVTLAPPPPASGIRAHGLPPGTRAPDLGQPATPDGRRITLADVNGSPVVLIFYPGDFTPVCTNELGLFNELMPVLGQFGAKVFGISCDSLWSHIAFAKELHIQIPLLSDFHPKGEVSRSYNVYREDVGICERSLYVIDGKGVIYWSYVSPIELNPGADGVIDALERLTGKQMEFLTFQPQQQPPQPEART; encoded by the coding sequence ATGGTCACTCTTGCTCCTCCCCCGCCTGCCTCAGGCATCCGCGCGCACGGCCTGCCACCCGGCACGCGTGCACCCGATCTCGGCCAGCCAGCCACCCCCGACGGGCGTCGCATCACGCTCGCGGACGTCAACGGCTCGCCGGTCGTCCTCATCTTCTACCCGGGGGACTTCACCCCCGTTTGCACCAACGAGCTGGGGCTCTTCAACGAGCTGATGCCCGTGTTGGGCCAGTTCGGCGCGAAGGTGTTCGGCATCTCGTGCGACTCCCTCTGGAGCCACATCGCCTTCGCCAAGGAGCTCCACATCCAGATTCCGCTCCTCTCCGACTTCCATCCGAAGGGAGAGGTCTCGCGCAGCTACAACGTCTACCGGGAGGACGTCGGCATCTGCGAGCGGTCGCTCTACGTCATCGACGGCAAGGGCGTGATCTACTGGAGCTACGTCTCGCCCATCGAGCTCAACCCCGGCGCGGACGGCGTCATCGACGCGCTCGAGCGGCTGACCGGCAAGCAGATGGAGTTCCTCACCTTCCAGCCACAACAGCAGCCACCTCAGCCGGAGGCACGGACATGA
- a CDS encoding DsbA family protein: MDANDWAKGPADAPVTLLEYGDFECPFCGRAAWELKRLESAVGDRVRFVFRHFPLTQLHPHALLAAEAAEAAGAQGKFWEMHDMLFQNQQNLEAPALLTYAADLGLDMGRFTRNLQEHRSLPQVQRDFIEGVRSGVNGTPTFFINGERHNGAYTAEALLAAIEQRAGPDIEPMTGLPWEGDRVPRMGRPQSRM; the protein is encoded by the coding sequence GTGGACGCCAATGACTGGGCGAAGGGGCCGGCCGATGCCCCCGTCACCCTCCTGGAGTACGGCGACTTCGAGTGTCCCTTCTGTGGGCGCGCCGCCTGGGAGCTGAAGCGGCTCGAGAGCGCTGTCGGAGACCGGGTCCGCTTCGTCTTCCGCCACTTCCCCCTCACCCAGCTTCACCCGCACGCGCTGCTGGCCGCGGAGGCCGCCGAGGCCGCCGGCGCGCAGGGAAAGTTCTGGGAGATGCACGACATGCTCTTCCAGAACCAGCAGAACCTGGAGGCTCCCGCGCTGCTGACGTACGCGGCCGACCTGGGGCTCGACATGGGCCGCTTCACGCGCAACCTCCAGGAGCACCGCTCCCTGCCGCAGGTCCAGCGCGACTTCATCGAGGGCGTGCGCAGTGGCGTGAACGGCACCCCGACCTTCTTCATCAACGGGGAGCGCCACAACGGCGCCTACACGGCCGAGGCGCTGCTCGCCGCCATCGAGCAGCGGGCGGGGCCCGACATCGAGCCGATGACGGGGCTTCCCTGGGAAGGCGACCGCGTGCCGCGCATGGGCCGGCCCCAGTCGCGCATGTAG
- a CDS encoding SDR family NAD(P)-dependent oxidoreductase: MNGLFCACFTIEAPGQRTLRVLFARLHSAGKAFLDAHGAAFVTGTSSGIDAGVVLAALEAGDRVVATARNLEELRSAIGRPANDRLAFLPLDVTSEAQAQRSIAAAVDWFGRIDVQGTAHSTAVGCRRRGTVSMLRLNAVSTWSRCD, from the coding sequence GTGAATGGGCTGTTTTGCGCCTGCTTTACGATCGAAGCGCCCGGGCAGCGCACCCTCCGTGTCCTGTTCGCGCGCCTTCACTCTGCCGGGAAGGCGTTTCTCGATGCACACGGCGCTGCGTTCGTCACGGGGACCAGCAGCGGCATCGACGCAGGAGTCGTCCTGGCTGCCCTGGAGGCGGGCGACCGCGTCGTCGCCACGGCGCGCAACCTGGAGGAGCTGCGGTCCGCGATTGGCCGGCCGGCGAACGACAGGCTCGCCTTCTTGCCGCTCGACGTCACGAGCGAAGCGCAGGCGCAGCGGTCCATCGCCGCCGCGGTCGATTGGTTTGGCCGCATCGACGTGCAGGGGACCGCACATTCCACCGCTGTGGGGTGTCGTCGCCGCGGGACGGTCTCCATGTTGCGATTGAACGCGGTCAGCACCTGGTCACGTTGCGATTGA
- a CDS encoding MEDS domain-containing protein, giving the protein MVAAGVDSGIPAVGILPWGSHFCQFYDSQRDLADALVPYFLAGIRGNAQCVWVTADPLRAHQARDLFRAAVPNIDALERSGQLEIIDYQDWYLKTGGLKTETLHQMWIERQAIALQNGYSGLRASGNTSFLEVCDWKSFADYEARLTGAFRGHRIVGLCAYSLGRCNSDSVIDVVRSHQFALTRRADQWELIESSSLKIAKEELRQLNEELEERVRQRTAQLEEALRMREDFISVASHELKTPLTSLQLYIESLLRAGAKGTCSAGQLAERLTKAKAECGRLEKLVNYLLDFSRALSGQLALTPEEVDLSDVARMTAERFSENLDKAGCKLSLRADAPITGRWDRLRVEQVLVNILSNAIKYAPGAPIEVTVTEKDGHAVVSVRDHGPGIPPQDQGRIFDRFVQLSPPEHHRGGFGLGLWIVRKIVDAFRGSLDLESEPGAGSTFRVTLPRVPVESE; this is encoded by the coding sequence ATGGTAGCAGCGGGCGTTGACAGCGGTATCCCGGCAGTTGGTATTCTCCCTTGGGGCTCGCATTTTTGCCAGTTCTATGATTCACAGCGGGATCTCGCCGACGCGCTCGTTCCGTATTTCCTCGCGGGGATCCGCGGGAACGCGCAATGTGTCTGGGTCACGGCCGATCCGCTCCGCGCCCACCAGGCGCGCGACCTGTTCAGGGCAGCCGTGCCCAACATCGACGCGCTCGAGCGCAGCGGTCAGCTCGAGATCATCGATTATCAGGACTGGTACCTGAAGACCGGGGGGCTCAAAACCGAGACCCTCCATCAGATGTGGATCGAGCGGCAGGCCATCGCGCTCCAGAATGGCTATTCAGGGCTGCGGGCGAGCGGAAACACGTCCTTTCTCGAGGTATGCGACTGGAAGAGCTTCGCCGACTACGAGGCGAGGCTGACCGGGGCGTTTCGGGGGCACCGGATCGTCGGCCTCTGCGCCTACTCCCTCGGCCGATGCAACTCCGACAGCGTCATCGACGTCGTGCGGAGCCATCAGTTCGCGCTCACCCGACGCGCCGACCAATGGGAGCTCATCGAGAGCTCGTCGCTCAAGATCGCCAAGGAGGAGCTTCGCCAGCTCAACGAGGAGCTCGAGGAGCGCGTCCGCCAGCGAACGGCGCAGCTCGAGGAGGCGCTGCGCATGCGAGAAGATTTCATCTCGGTCGCCTCCCACGAGCTGAAGACGCCGCTCACCTCGCTGCAGCTCTACATCGAGAGCTTGCTGCGGGCCGGCGCGAAAGGGACATGCTCGGCAGGGCAGCTCGCCGAGCGGCTGACGAAGGCCAAGGCGGAGTGCGGCAGGCTGGAGAAACTCGTGAATTATCTCCTCGACTTCTCTCGCGCCTTGTCCGGTCAGCTCGCGCTCACGCCCGAGGAGGTAGACCTCTCCGATGTCGCACGAATGACCGCCGAGCGTTTCTCCGAGAACCTGGACAAGGCAGGCTGCAAGCTCTCGCTGCGCGCCGACGCGCCGATCACGGGCCGCTGGGACCGGCTGCGGGTCGAGCAGGTGCTGGTGAACATCCTCTCGAATGCAATCAAGTATGCGCCTGGAGCGCCGATCGAAGTCACCGTGACCGAGAAAGACGGGCACGCCGTCGTGTCGGTGCGCGACCATGGCCCCGGGATCCCGCCGCAGGATCAGGGCCGGATCTTCGATCGATTCGTCCAGCTCTCCCCGCCGGAGCACCACCGCGGCGGGTTCGGCCTCGGGCTCTGGATCGTGCGCAAGATCGTGGACGCGTTCCGTGGCTCGCTCGACCTCGAGAGCGAGCCTGGGGCAGGGTCGACCTTCCGCGTGACGCTGCCGCGCGTTCCGGTGGAATCGGAATGA
- a CDS encoding zinc-dependent alcohol dehydrogenase yields the protein MQAMTYHGPKRVRVENKPEPRIEHPNDVILRVTRAAICGSDIHLYEGLIPDTRVGHTFGHEFTGVVEELGPSVQTLKRGDRVVVPFNISCGTCYFCKRGLTANCENTNPNADLACGVYGYSHTTGGYDGGQAEYVRVPFADVGPMKIPDDMDDEDVLFLSDILPTAYQGAEMGEIVDGDTVVVYGAGPVGILTARCAWLMGAGRVIMVDHVDYRLAFARRYAQVETINYRQVDDIVLHIKKMTDGRGADVCIDAVGCDASGSHMHTVLGKILKLEGGAPTAIEWCINTARKGGKISLIGVYGPPWNMIPIGTAMNKGLTLRMNQCNVKRYMPHLLEHIRAGRIDAKGIISHRLSIEEIPYGYEIFTKKQDECIKCVIVPPRAA from the coding sequence ATGCAAGCCATGACGTACCATGGCCCCAAGAGGGTCCGGGTCGAAAACAAGCCCGAGCCGCGGATCGAGCACCCGAACGACGTGATCCTTCGCGTCACGCGGGCCGCGATCTGCGGATCCGACATCCACCTGTATGAAGGGCTCATCCCCGATACCCGCGTGGGGCACACCTTCGGTCACGAGTTCACCGGCGTGGTCGAAGAGCTCGGGCCCTCGGTCCAGACGCTGAAGCGCGGCGACCGCGTGGTCGTCCCGTTCAACATCTCCTGCGGCACCTGCTACTTCTGCAAGCGCGGCCTCACCGCCAACTGCGAGAACACGAACCCGAACGCAGACCTGGCTTGCGGCGTCTACGGCTACTCGCACACGACCGGCGGCTACGACGGCGGCCAAGCCGAATACGTGCGCGTCCCGTTCGCGGACGTCGGGCCGATGAAGATCCCCGACGACATGGACGACGAGGACGTCCTCTTCCTGAGCGACATCCTCCCGACCGCCTACCAGGGCGCGGAGATGGGCGAGATCGTCGACGGCGACACGGTGGTCGTCTATGGCGCCGGCCCGGTCGGCATCCTGACCGCGCGATGCGCTTGGCTCATGGGCGCGGGGCGCGTGATCATGGTCGATCACGTCGACTACCGCCTGGCGTTCGCGCGCCGCTACGCGCAGGTCGAGACCATCAACTACCGGCAGGTGGACGATATCGTCCTGCACATCAAGAAAATGACCGACGGGCGCGGCGCGGACGTATGTATCGACGCGGTCGGCTGCGACGCCTCCGGCTCGCACATGCACACCGTGCTGGGGAAGATCCTCAAGCTCGAGGGCGGCGCGCCGACGGCGATCGAGTGGTGTATCAACACTGCCCGCAAGGGGGGGAAAATTTCCCTCATCGGCGTGTATGGCCCGCCGTGGAACATGATCCCGATCGGCACTGCGATGAACAAGGGGCTCACGCTCCGGATGAACCAATGCAACGTCAAGCGGTACATGCCGCACCTGCTCGAACACATCCGCGCCGGGCGTATCGACGCGAAGGGTATCATCTCGCATCGCCTGTCGATTGAAGAGATCCCCTATGGTTACGAGATTTTCACCAAGAAGCAGGACGAGTGCATCAAGTGCGTCATCGTCCCGCCGCGCGCGGCGTAA
- a CDS encoding TGS domain-containing protein has protein sequence MAEPLLSAETTDAILERLGAHEACIAAARLFDSRHRFSSSTPPKDRASQIASAAARALSIRWVPGGRTPASHAVEAVIALAGDAEGLLVAVAAALARLHGGRHEPDGLQRGHEALSVWAPVASRFHLKPLQRELEDLAFKIVDRPGYDAVARFVAARRADRDQAVEAAKADLEGALAALDVEAEVTGRAKHLWSLHQKLAAQSGRQPRIYDLFGLRVIVADEARCYEALGAIHAAYTAIPERFKDYIANPKANGYRSLHTVVCVPAIREAWIEIQIRTRAMHELAEHGGAAHFRYKYPDHEESRAAEARFVYTRTPRGEVRRLPRGATPLDFAYAIHTEIGWGSTGAKVNGRLVPLTTRLHTGDVVEVMHSARARPTVGQLGRVQTPRARNRIRAALPEGSRPPRSRV, from the coding sequence GTGGCCGAGCCGTTGCTTTCCGCCGAGACGACCGATGCCATTCTCGAGAGGCTCGGTGCGCACGAGGCCTGCATCGCGGCCGCGCGCTTGTTCGATTCCCGTCATCGGTTTTCCTCGTCCACCCCGCCGAAGGACCGCGCGTCGCAGATCGCGAGCGCGGCCGCGCGCGCGTTATCCATTCGCTGGGTGCCGGGCGGCCGCACGCCGGCTTCGCACGCCGTCGAGGCGGTCATCGCGCTCGCCGGAGACGCAGAGGGGCTGCTCGTCGCGGTGGCCGCTGCGCTCGCGAGGCTCCACGGAGGCCGGCATGAACCCGACGGATTGCAGCGGGGTCACGAAGCGCTCTCCGTGTGGGCCCCCGTCGCGTCACGCTTCCACCTGAAGCCCTTGCAGCGCGAGCTCGAGGATCTCGCGTTCAAGATCGTCGATCGCCCGGGCTACGACGCGGTGGCGCGCTTCGTCGCGGCGCGGCGCGCGGACAGGGACCAGGCCGTCGAGGCTGCGAAGGCCGACCTCGAAGGGGCGCTCGCGGCGCTCGACGTCGAGGCCGAGGTCACCGGGAGAGCCAAGCACCTCTGGTCCCTTCACCAGAAGCTCGCCGCGCAGAGCGGGCGGCAGCCTCGCATTTACGATCTCTTCGGATTGCGGGTGATCGTCGCGGACGAGGCGCGATGCTACGAGGCGCTCGGCGCCATCCACGCGGCCTATACGGCGATCCCCGAGCGGTTCAAGGACTACATCGCGAACCCGAAGGCCAACGGGTACCGCTCGCTCCATACGGTCGTCTGCGTCCCGGCGATTCGAGAGGCGTGGATCGAGATCCAGATCCGCACACGCGCCATGCACGAGCTTGCCGAGCACGGGGGAGCCGCCCATTTCCGCTACAAGTACCCCGATCACGAGGAGAGCCGCGCGGCGGAGGCGCGGTTCGTCTACACCCGCACGCCCCGCGGAGAGGTCCGTCGCCTGCCCCGCGGGGCCACGCCCCTCGATTTTGCGTATGCGATCCACACCGAGATCGGGTGGGGCTCCACGGGCGCGAAGGTCAACGGCAGGCTCGTGCCCCTCACGACACGGCTGCACACGGGGGACGTCGTGGAGGTCATGCATTCCGCCCGGGCGCGTCCCACCGTCGGCCAGCTCGGGCGCGTGCAGACCCCGCGCGCTCGAAACCGCATTCGTGCAGCGCTCCCCGAGGGTTCGCGGCCTCCCCGCTCGCGCGTGTGA
- a CDS encoding peroxiredoxin: protein MGLQLGSIAPDFEQESTEGPLRFHAWAGESWVILFSHPKDFTPVCTTELGTVAKLKGEFDRRGVKALALSVDDVASHLRWTVDIEETQGTKLNFPILADGDRKVSNLYDMIHPQANDTLTVRSVFVIDPNKKIRATITYPASTGRNFDEILRLIDSLQLTDSHSVATPANWKDGDDVVIVPSLQDPEVIAKKFPKGYNAVRPYLRFTPQPNR from the coding sequence ATGGGACTGCAGCTTGGAAGCATCGCCCCCGATTTCGAGCAGGAATCTACGGAGGGACCTCTCCGGTTCCACGCGTGGGCTGGCGAATCCTGGGTGATCCTGTTCTCCCATCCCAAAGACTTCACCCCCGTCTGCACCACCGAGCTCGGCACGGTCGCGAAGCTGAAGGGCGAGTTCGACCGCCGCGGCGTGAAGGCGCTCGCGCTCAGCGTCGACGACGTCGCGTCGCACCTGCGCTGGACGGTCGACATCGAGGAGACGCAGGGCACCAAGCTGAACTTTCCGATCCTCGCCGACGGCGATCGGAAGGTCTCGAACCTGTACGACATGATTCATCCGCAGGCGAACGACACGCTCACGGTCCGCTCGGTCTTCGTCATCGACCCGAACAAGAAGATCCGCGCCACGATCACGTATCCGGCGAGCACGGGTCGCAATTTCGACGAAATCCTCCGCCTGATCGACTCCTTGCAGCTCACGGACAGCCACTCCGTCGCCACGCCGGCGAACTGGAAGGACGGCGACGACGTGGTCATCGTGCCCTCGCTCCAGGACCCCGAGGTCATCGCGAAGAAATTCCCCAAGGGGTACAACGCCGTGCGTCCCTATCTCCGTTTCACGCCCCAGCCCAATCGGTGA
- a CDS encoding PadR family transcriptional regulator — protein sequence MQDPTYLILLALSDRPRHGYGILLEASELSRGTIRLGPGTLYGALERLEEAGHVELDREEIEEGRPRRYYRLTRRGRRILVEETERREALVGLAKQRLAHR from the coding sequence ATGCAGGACCCCACGTACCTGATACTCCTCGCGCTCTCGGATCGGCCTCGCCACGGCTATGGCATCCTTCTGGAGGCCAGCGAGTTGAGCCGCGGAACGATCCGGCTCGGCCCCGGGACTTTGTACGGAGCCCTCGAGCGACTGGAAGAAGCCGGCCACGTCGAGCTCGATCGCGAGGAAATCGAGGAGGGGCGGCCGCGACGTTATTACCGCCTGACGCGGCGCGGGCGGCGCATCCTCGTCGAAGAAACCGAACGGCGGGAGGCCCTCGTGGGGCTCGCCAAGCAAAGGCTCGCGCACCGATGA
- a CDS encoding response regulator — protein sequence MIDAQQNAMSEADGRRLGTILVVDDDPGVIEALKTLLVDEGYHVVTACNGRAALSYLAENEAPCVILLDMMMPIMDGYGFLAEQRQHPALSRIPVVVLTAGANSNRVRALCPTRFLSKPVDVDALLAFLEECC from the coding sequence GTGATCGACGCTCAACAGAATGCCATGTCGGAGGCCGACGGGCGTCGTCTCGGCACGATCCTCGTCGTCGATGACGATCCGGGGGTGATCGAGGCCCTGAAGACGCTCCTCGTGGACGAGGGGTATCACGTGGTGACGGCTTGTAATGGGCGCGCGGCGCTCTCGTATCTCGCGGAGAACGAGGCGCCCTGCGTGATTTTGCTCGACATGATGATGCCCATCATGGATGGCTACGGGTTCCTCGCGGAGCAACGCCAGCATCCGGCGCTTTCGAGGATTCCCGTCGTCGTCCTGACGGCCGGAGCGAACAGCAATCGCGTCCGCGCGCTCTGCCCGACCCGGTTCTTGAGCAAGCCGGTCGACGTCGACGCGCTGCTCGCATTCCTCGAGGAGTGTTGTTGA
- a CDS encoding STAS domain-containing protein, translating into MYRHAIAVSDAENHLLFDPTRAALEQRISELEDKLDAAEHGQRLEAERFRLTVDGAPIGMALVGLDGTFIRANHALGELFGFAPDELVKVRFQDLTHPQDLQSDLDLVSSVLRGEIARYELRKRYFRRDGAVIHADLHVSMVRDGRGEPLHFISQILDVTEKLRAEEALRARLAELSTPFIPIRDDVMVMPLIGAIDSERAERVLTTLLAGVSKTGARVAIVDVTGVAAVNEQVASALLRAAQAVRLLGTRMILSGIGPEVARTLISIGADLSGIVTCGNLQAAVAQAVKLTRNTSS; encoded by the coding sequence ATGTATAGGCACGCGATCGCGGTCTCGGATGCCGAGAACCATCTTTTGTTCGATCCCACGCGCGCTGCGCTGGAGCAGCGTATCTCCGAGCTCGAAGACAAGCTCGATGCGGCCGAGCATGGGCAGCGCCTCGAAGCGGAGCGCTTTCGGCTGACGGTCGACGGCGCTCCCATCGGGATGGCCCTCGTCGGGCTCGATGGCACCTTCATTCGCGCCAACCACGCGCTCGGCGAGCTCTTTGGCTTCGCGCCCGATGAGCTCGTGAAGGTGCGCTTCCAGGACCTCACGCATCCGCAGGACCTGCAGAGCGACCTCGATCTCGTCAGCAGCGTGCTCCGCGGCGAGATCGCGCGCTACGAGCTGCGCAAACGATACTTCCGCAGGGACGGCGCCGTCATCCACGCCGATCTCCACGTCTCCATGGTGCGCGACGGGCGCGGCGAGCCGCTCCATTTCATCTCGCAGATCCTCGACGTCACCGAGAAGCTGCGCGCCGAGGAGGCCCTGCGCGCGCGGCTGGCCGAGCTCTCCACGCCCTTCATTCCCATCCGCGATGACGTCATGGTGATGCCGCTCATCGGCGCCATCGATTCCGAGCGCGCCGAGCGCGTGCTCACGACCCTGCTCGCAGGCGTCAGCAAGACCGGCGCGCGCGTCGCGATCGTCGACGTCACGGGCGTGGCCGCGGTGAATGAGCAGGTGGCCAGCGCCCTCTTGCGCGCAGCGCAGGCCGTGCGGCTGCTCGGCACGCGCATGATCCTGAGCGGCATCGGACCCGAGGTGGCGCGCACGCTGATCTCCATCGGCGCCGACCTGTCCGGCATCGTCACCTGTGGGAACCTGCAAGCGGCCGTCGCGCAAGCCGTCAAGCTGACGCGCAATACCAGCAGCTAG
- a CDS encoding YegS/Rv2252/BmrU family lipid kinase, producing the protein MKACLIYNAAAGSAADDVFDRVHAILAPRFELNVLRTGPDQDPSACAREALDAGAEMLIAAGGDGTVSSVAAVLAQSEVPLGILPCGTSNSLAAALGIPGDPIAACDTLLAGHRRVIDTALVGNRCMVLHASVGLHADTVADTAREDKHRWGVLAYVATALRKLSTLAPFEVELETDEQIVRCRAVAVTVANMAPLRTVLAQGPSALVGDDGLLDVTVVAATTLNAAVATGIHLFLTAARGEPATRDEVGYFSCRRLRILADPAQHVLIDGEAAGTTPVAIECRPASLVVLAPPSAEPEKVGPEIKLPTSPEAQVEIEASEA; encoded by the coding sequence ATGAAAGCCTGCCTCATCTACAACGCCGCCGCCGGCAGCGCCGCCGATGACGTCTTCGACCGCGTGCACGCGATCCTCGCGCCCCGCTTCGAACTGAACGTCCTGCGCACGGGCCCCGACCAGGACCCGTCTGCGTGCGCGCGGGAGGCGCTCGACGCAGGCGCGGAGATGTTGATCGCGGCGGGGGGCGACGGGACGGTCTCGTCCGTGGCGGCTGTGCTCGCGCAGAGCGAGGTGCCGCTCGGGATCCTGCCGTGTGGCACGTCGAATTCGCTGGCCGCGGCCCTCGGCATTCCGGGGGACCCGATCGCCGCGTGCGACACGCTGCTTGCAGGCCATCGCCGGGTCATCGATACGGCCCTCGTCGGCAATCGCTGCATGGTGCTCCACGCCTCGGTCGGCCTCCACGCCGACACGGTGGCCGACACGGCGAGGGAGGACAAACATCGCTGGGGCGTGCTCGCTTATGTCGCGACGGCGCTGCGCAAGCTCAGCACGCTCGCGCCGTTCGAGGTCGAGCTCGAGACCGACGAGCAAATCGTCCGGTGCCGCGCCGTGGCCGTCACCGTGGCGAACATGGCGCCGCTCCGCACGGTGCTCGCGCAGGGCCCTTCAGCGCTCGTCGGCGACGACGGACTGCTCGACGTGACGGTCGTCGCGGCCACCACGCTCAATGCGGCCGTGGCCACGGGCATTCACCTCTTTCTCACGGCCGCGCGCGGCGAGCCCGCGACGCGCGACGAGGTCGGCTATTTCTCGTGTCGCCGCCTGCGCATCCTCGCCGACCCAGCGCAGCACGTGCTCATCGACGGCGAGGCGGCGGGCACGACCCCCGTCGCCATCGAATGCAGGCCGGCAAGCCTCGTGGTCCTCGCGCCGCCTTCCGCCGAGCCCGAAAAGGTCGGACCCGAGATCAAGCTCCCGACGAGCCCGGAGGCGCAGGTCGAAATCGAAGCGTCGGAGGCGTGA
- a CDS encoding DUF1801 domain-containing protein encodes MKKSVPAAKPDAYVASLEGWQRTCVEGLRAAVRASAELEEVIKWGHLVYFSKGPVLLLRAEPARVLFGFWRGKRLLDIEPRLKPGGKYEMATLELREDTSVSTTKVRRLTKAAVALNASLGDPTKVSK; translated from the coding sequence ATGAAAAAATCAGTGCCGGCCGCCAAGCCGGATGCCTACGTCGCGTCTCTCGAAGGCTGGCAGCGCACCTGCGTCGAGGGTCTTCGCGCCGCGGTGCGCGCAAGCGCCGAGCTCGAAGAGGTCATCAAGTGGGGGCACCTCGTGTATTTCTCGAAGGGGCCCGTCCTGCTCCTTCGCGCCGAACCCGCGCGCGTCCTGTTCGGCTTCTGGCGAGGAAAGCGCTTGCTCGACATCGAGCCGCGCTTGAAGCCGGGGGGCAAATACGAAATGGCCACGCTCGAGCTCCGCGAGGACACGTCCGTGAGCACGACGAAGGTGCGTCGCTTGACCAAAGCGGCCGTGGCGCTCAATGCCTCCCTCGGGGATCCGACGAAGGTGAGCAAGTAG
- a CDS encoding reverse transcriptase domain-containing protein, which produces MTATKMAEPMSPGLLKVAERAKRDPEGQLLSLAHLIDEAALERAFGRIRKDAAVGVDGITKEQYGQELASNLRVLHGRLKEMTYRHQPIRRVHTALGSPLRENRTAGSARGDEPKGNQGPVPTHHSIDRTMLMEMLQARVADGKLLRLVGKCLHVGVLEGAEISEPDTGTVQGSVLSPLLGNVYLHHVLDVWFEREVKPRMRGKTTLARYADDFVIGFELYWPWSGPLGGQPLVGSGVKPRRYAVKHPPRRDVHLGCPARGHLPPCAGQPGPCSLADPRKKRDGTAFAMPRRAETNLGGIVGRMRFSSAAFASPG; this is translated from the coding sequence ATGACCGCTACGAAGATGGCGGAGCCCATGTCACCGGGACTTTTGAAGGTAGCGGAGAGAGCGAAGCGCGACCCGGAAGGGCAGCTCCTCTCGCTGGCGCACCTCATCGACGAGGCTGCGCTCGAGCGAGCTTTCGGCCGGATCCGCAAGGATGCGGCCGTGGGCGTGGATGGCATCACGAAAGAGCAGTACGGGCAGGAGCTTGCGAGCAACCTGCGCGTGCTGCACGGGCGGCTGAAGGAAATGACCTACCGTCATCAGCCGATCCGAAGGGTGCACACTGCTCTGGGGAGCCCGTTGCGGGAAAACCGCACGGCGGGTTCTGCGAGGGGGGACGAGCCCAAGGGAAACCAAGGGCCCGTCCCTACCCACCACAGCATCGACCGCACGATGCTGATGGAGATGCTCCAGGCGCGGGTAGCCGATGGGAAGCTCTTGCGACTCGTCGGCAAATGCTTGCACGTGGGTGTCCTCGAAGGCGCGGAGATATCCGAGCCAGATACGGGGACGGTGCAGGGTTCGGTGCTGTCGCCGCTGCTCGGCAACGTGTATCTCCATCACGTGCTCGACGTATGGTTCGAGCGGGAGGTCAAACCGCGGATGCGCGGCAAGACCACGCTCGCGCGCTACGCGGACGACTTCGTGATCGGCTTCGAGCTGTACTGGCCCTGGTCCGGGCCTTTGGGCGGACAGCCCCTCGTCGGGTCCGGGGTGAAACCCCGGCGCTACGCAGTGAAACACCCCCCGCGGCGCGACGTCCACCTTGGCTGTCCAGCGCGTGGACACCTCCCTCCATGCGCTGGACAGCCTGGTCCGTGCTCGCTCGCGGATCCTCGGAAGAAACGTGATGGCACTGCCTTTGCGATGCCCCGCCGCGCAGAAACGAACCTTGGAGGGATCGTGGGACGCATGCGCTTTTCATCGGCAGCGTTCGCGTCGCCAGGTTGA